In the Leishmania donovani BPK282A1 complete genome, chromosome 31 genome, one interval contains:
- a CDS encoding diphthine synthase-like protein, protein MFTLVGVGLGDASDVTVKGMNAVKEADVVFLEAYTSFLINSNAEELAGIYGKPVILADREMVESGAVLDDAKVKKVVLLVVGDVFGATTHSDLIVRCNRQGIESKVVHNASIINAVGCCGLQLYRFGQVISLCFWTETWRPDSWYERLRSNRAAGIHTLVLLDIKVKEISDENLARGRKIYEPPRYMTIRQAVEQILEVEGYKQGGAVAADGSTFAVGLARVGSESQQVVAGTMKDLLSVDFGAPLHSLVIAGDVHDCEQEHVDLFRMAGQ, encoded by the coding sequence ATGTTCACCTTGGTCGGGGTTGGCCTTGGCGATGCGTCCGACGTCACCGTGAAGGGTATGAACGCCGTCAAGGAGGCGGATGTCGTTTTTCTAGAAGCCTACACCTCTTTCCTCATCAACAGCAATGCAGAGGAGCTGGCCGGCATCTACGGCAAGCCAGTTATTCTTGCGGACAGAGAGATGGTGGAGAGTGGGGCTGTCCTGGACGACGCGAAGGTCAAGAAGGTAGTTCTTCTTGTCGTCGGCGACGTTTTCGGCGCGACAACGCATTCGGATCTGATTGTGCGCTGCAACCGGCAGGGGATCGAGAGCAAAGTCGTACACAATGCCTCAATCATTAACGCTGTGGGTTGTTGTGGCCTGCAGCTCTACCGGTTTGGACAAGTGATATCTCTGTGCTTCTGGACAGAGACGTGGCGCCCAGACTCCTGGTACGAGCGCCTACGGAGCAACAGAGCTGCCGGCATCCACACTCTGGTGCTCCTCGACATCAAGGTAAAGGAGATCTCTGACGAGAATCTTGCGCGTGGGCGCAAGATCTACGAGCCGCCGCGCTACATGACGATCAGGCAGGCCGTTGAGCAGATcctggaggtggagggctACAAGCAGGGTGGCGCTGTGGCCGCTGATGGCTCGACTTTCGCGGTGGGTTTAGCGCGCGTCGGCTCCGAATCGCAGCAAGTGGTAGCGGGGACGATGAAGGACTTGCTCAGTGTCGACTTTGGCGCGCCGTTGCACTCGCTCGTCATCGCCGGTGACGTACACGATTGTGAGCAGGAGCACGTCGATCTGTTTCGGATGGCAGGGCAGTGA
- a CDS encoding putative 3-ketoacyl-coa thiolase-like protein gives MGSQRCTLSAAPLFNGPSE, from the coding sequence ATGGGCAGTCAGAGATGTActctctctgccgcgccCTTGTTCAACGGTCCGTCTGAGTGA